TTAAATCCTTTGGTTCTTTTGAAAAATAAGTTTTTGCAGCAGAACTAACGCCAACTGAGTTATTCCCAAAATCATATACATTACAATACATGGCTATGATTTCGTTTTTGGTATATTGTCTTTCTAATCGAATGGCTATAATCCATTCTTTGGCTTTTTGTACAATTCTAAAAGGCAAAAATTTAGACCCTTCTCCGTGAAATAATTGTTTGGCTAATTGTTGGGTTAGTGTACTTGCTCCGCCACTGGTTCCAAAACTCAAAATAGCTCTCATTGTTCCTCTTCCGTCAATTCCTGAATGTTCGTAAAAACGAGCATCCTCGGTGGCTACCAATGCTTGTACCAGATTTTTAGGCAAATCGGAATACTTTAATTGAGACCTGTTTTTTTCGAAATATTTTCCTATTACAACGCCATCAGCCGAAATGATTTCTGTAGCTAAATTGGAATCCGGATTTTCTAAGTCTTCAAAAGAAGGCATTGAACCAAAAAGTCCCCATGAAGCAAACAAGAAAAATAATGCAAGGCCTCCCATACTATACAAGAAAACTTTCCAAAATTTCTTTGAATAATATTGAATGTCTTTTTCGGAATTATTGATTTGATTGTTATTTTTTCTAATAGCCATAATACAATTTCTATTCTTTTTTTTCTATTCTAAAACCCACATCTGTAATGCCTTCCAGAAGTTCTACTCCAGGAACTTTTCCGGTTTCCCGAACGGCTTGTTTTATAAAAACTTTGTACTTCCCTCTGAATCGTACATTCTCCTTGTAGTACAATTTACTTTCTTTAATATCTGTAAATCCGTCTCCAAGTAAGGAACCGTCAGGATTTGCCATTTGGTATTCTAAAGTATCTACTTTTGTAAAACCATTTTGCATTTCCATACCCACAATGAGAAAGATATTATTAAACGGATAATTGTTGTTGTCTCTCAAAGTTACAAATAAATTATATCGTTTTGTACTGTCTAATTCCGGTAAATTGAAACTTACAATACTGTCTTTATGCCAAGCACTTCCAACGGATTTGTATTCGTCAAAAACTCTTTTTTTATCACACGAAAAAAGAAGTGTTGTGACCAAAAGCAGTATTGCACTATTTTTTATCCACATTTTTAGTAATAATTATAGGTTTTCTTGGTTCTGCAGGGGTTTTATCATTTGCAGGATTTGGACGTCTGTTATTTCTGTTGTTGTTTCCTGCAGGTTTGTTGTTATTGTTGTTTGAATTTGCCGGTTTGTTAGCATTGGCAACAATTGCATTTTCACCAGATGGTTTGCGTTTTTTATTTGGTTTTTTCTTCGCTTTTGGTTGGTCAAATCGAGTTAAACTTTCCTGCCCCATGGCATTATTAAAGTTTTTCTCCGGTTCGATGACAATTTCTATCGCATAATCTTCAAGTGCTGAAACTTTATTTTTTAATTTGTTTTCTGCAACAATTTCTTTGACTTGGTCGATTTTTAACACATGCCAATTGGCAAAATTATTAGTATATGCAAACCACATTAATCCTTTGAAAATATCTTGCTTTTGGCAAATGGCATCTCCTTTTTCAGTCACTAATTTAGTGTCAAAATCCGGAAAATCTTTCAAAGCATCCATGTAAGTGTCTAACTCATAGTTCAAACAACATTTTAATTTTCCGCATTGTCCCGCCAGTTTTTGAGGATTCAAAGACAATTGTTGGTAACGCGCTGCAGAAGTATTTACGCTTCTAAAATCCGTTAGCCAAGTAGAACAGCATAATTCTCTTCCGCAAGAACCAATTCCGCCCAAACGAGCCGCTTCCTGACGAAAACCGACTTGCTTCATTTCTACGCGAGTACTGAATTCTTTAGCAAAATCTTTAATTAATAATCTAAAATCGACTCTGTCATTTGCCGTATAATAAAACGTAGCTTTAGATCCGTCACCTTGAAATTCAATATCAGAAATTTTCATTTCCAGTTTTTGGGCAATCGCTAATTCTCGTGCGCGAACTTTCATCGGTTCTTCTTTATCACGGGCTACTGACCAAATATCGATGTCTTTTTGAGATGCTTTTCGGTATATTTTTGGAACATCATTACTATTCGGATTGACTCCTTTTTTCTTCATTTGGATGCGAACTAATTCACCTGTCAAAGTAACAATTCCAATGTCGTGTCCTGGTGAAGCTACTGTGGCTACTATGTCTCCAATGCTTAAAGTCAGCTTTTCGGTATTGCGGTAAAACTCTTTTCTTCCGTTTTTAAAACGAACTTCCACACAGTCAAATGCAGCTTCCCCATTAGGTAAACTCATATTCGAAAGCCAGTCGAAAACCGTTAATTTGTTGCAGCTGTCGGTGCCGCAAGTCCCATTATTTTTACAACCCTTAGGTGAACCACCATCCGAAGTTGAACAACTTGTACATGCCATAATTTTATATGTAGTGTTGCATAAAAGCAACTTAAGTTCTTAAAACGATTAATGTGTAAAGATAGTATTTTTTAGTTTTAAGTTACAACCGTTCAAAAAGCCAATAAATCATAAATTTATACTAAAAAAAACCCATTACAATTGAAGCTGTAACGAGTTGAATTTAAGTCTCTTTTTAATAAAAAATTCAGGTTTCTTTCACCGAAATTATTTTCACCGGACAGGCTTTTACGGCTAATTCACAACTTTCAACAATACTATGATCGTGTGATTTTAAGGTAAAAAAACCTTTGGCATTTTGGGAATGAATCAAAACTGATTTTCCGTCTTTCTTGGACATTTGAAACTGAACCGGAGCCATTTCGACGCAATAATTACAGCCAATGCATTTGTCTCTTTGTAACGTAACAATAACCATTAGGCTTCCACAATTTTATATAATTTGTCCGACATTCGGATTCTGAAAGGT
This region of Flavobacterium lacustre genomic DNA includes:
- a CDS encoding ferredoxin; the protein is MVIVTLQRDKCIGCNYCVEMAPVQFQMSKKDGKSVLIHSQNAKGFFTLKSHDHSIVESCELAVKACPVKIISVKET
- a CDS encoding PSP1 domain-containing protein → MACTSCSTSDGGSPKGCKNNGTCGTDSCNKLTVFDWLSNMSLPNGEAAFDCVEVRFKNGRKEFYRNTEKLTLSIGDIVATVASPGHDIGIVTLTGELVRIQMKKKGVNPNSNDVPKIYRKASQKDIDIWSVARDKEEPMKVRARELAIAQKLEMKISDIEFQGDGSKATFYYTANDRVDFRLLIKDFAKEFSTRVEMKQVGFRQEAARLGGIGSCGRELCCSTWLTDFRSVNTSAARYQQLSLNPQKLAGQCGKLKCCLNYELDTYMDALKDFPDFDTKLVTEKGDAICQKQDIFKGLMWFAYTNNFANWHVLKIDQVKEIVAENKLKNKVSALEDYAIEIVIEPEKNFNNAMGQESLTRFDQPKAKKKPNKKRKPSGENAIVANANKPANSNNNNNKPAGNNNRNNRRPNPANDKTPAEPRKPIIITKNVDKK
- a CDS encoding gliding motility lipoprotein GldH, which produces MWIKNSAILLLVTTLLFSCDKKRVFDEYKSVGSAWHKDSIVSFNLPELDSTKRYNLFVTLRDNNNYPFNNIFLIVGMEMQNGFTKVDTLEYQMANPDGSLLGDGFTDIKESKLYYKENVRFRGKYKVFIKQAVRETGKVPGVELLEGITDVGFRIEKKE